In the genome of Arachis hypogaea cultivar Tifrunner chromosome 9, arahy.Tifrunner.gnm2.J5K5, whole genome shotgun sequence, the window aaaagaagataataaaatttttctgttttctaATTCTCCTACCTCCCCCTCCACTTCGTGCAGTTTCGATGAAATTCTAAAATCGGCCGATTTTTAATTCGGTTTGAACCAATTTTCAGAATATTgagtaaattcttttttttttttttctataccgTTATGTTAccatttctttttcttggtttgtgGCCATAAACTCAAATAAATCTATTAAGGTATCTAATTGCAGTTCGCAATAAGATCCTAAGGACTTTCTTCAAACTAGCCTTTCATATCACCAAGATTTGGATTCCAAATTATTTCAAGAACAACCTCCAATTTCAAAACTTTCTTAAGTTACTCCGCACAATAAAAACAGATCGATGCCTCAGTTTATTTCCTAAAATTAGAAACTCGAGAAGTCCAGCATGCTCCAAAGGTAATAAATCCATTATGCATTATTCACTTCTTGCAAATAGTCAAATACTTGGTTTCTAATACTTAGATGCGGTAAAAATTCAGGAGAGTGCAGGATACTACTACTCATGTAGGagcaagaaaaaaataattgagtCAATGCATTGAAGAAAGTGCTTGGAAAATAGAAGCGAGGATAACACATAATTCAAGGCTTTCGATGTAAGTATTCGAAATGAACTTTCATATTTTGCATAAAGGTCGCGAAAACTAAAGGATACATAATATTAGGAATGTTAACGTTGGACTGTTAAAATCCTAAATATGAGATGTGCTTCTcagtattttactatttttaaagACCTCAGGCTCAGCCGATCGATTCCTTTAAATAAcgaaacaaaaattaattacaaagtAACACGCTTTGAGGTAAAAGGTGCAATAAAACAAAAACCAATAGAAACCAGAGGAAGATTGCACCATCCTAAAGGAAAATTTGAACTATTCTTCATCTAATTTTTTCTaaccttgttttttttttctttgaaactACAACCCATCCATCCTCTGCTTCACCTGCATCCTTTTTGAGAGGCTCATCATCAATCCGCATGTTACCTGAACTCATGTTTGATTCAGATTTTGGAATGTCCACATCCATGTTTGAAGTAGCTTGCCTAGCACTGCTTTCACCATTTTGACCACCTTGGACATCATCATCttcctcatcctcatcatcatccttaTCATTCACAatctatttcaaaaaaaaatcattaaaaaaaaactactacTACCTACTACTTCAAAATTCAAGTAATGTGGATGAGCTTCCAGTTGCATCTTAGCAAAGATGTAAACAAGAGAAAATGTTCATGTGTCAGCCAACAAAACACTTTTTTCACTATATGTGGGGTTGAGTACATGAACCAAAATGACACCATGATGCGCTATTATGAATCATGTTTGAACATTTAAGCTCATTTAGAAATTAGAAGTtatagaattaaaatattaatgtttCTCCTCCTATAATATGACCTAAATATAGTATGACCTAACTTGCTCCCTCCTAAAAAAATCCAGTCATATAGGACAAGGAAAAGCCTCAATCAACCATATACACAAGTGTAAATGCAAATTTATAGAATAGCAATATAACACAAGGTTCATACTCATTCCAAAATATTATGCTGTCATTTACCTGTGGCACTGCACGAGGATGCGCAGCTTGGTTAACAATGGCCTGCCTATAACGCTCAATGGTCACAAAGTTTCCTTCTAAGCATTCCTCATGCATATCCATTAGAATTTCAGCTACCTACATTAGTTCGTAATAGTAACATGAACATGGAAAAAATGAGAATCACAATAAAACACTGCAAATACACAGATACATCACAAAGGAGTCATTAGCAGTGGCATACACAGCTTTAATTTCTTTTAAGTTTGAAGAAAAGACCTTAGGACACAGTTCACATTAAGTTTAATCTATGCTGCAAATGGATATGGACACCAGAGCCCTACTTAACTGCTTCTTTTCGAATAAAATACATACAAAACAAAAGGTATATCaagattttaaaatacaaaatagaaacATATGACATGTACCTGAAAATTGGTGACTAATGATATGTTCATTCCAAAAACTAAAGACTAAATAGAGTACCATTAATTATGCCTATGATGGCCAAATATTAAGTTTTCAGTTTCCACCTATGAATAAAAAGACAGGGAAGACTGATGTGATCGAGGTggtaaaaaaaattcaaccctCTCCAAAGAGAGTTTCCTAAGATTCAAACCCTCAACCTTGTAGTTAAAGTTCAACTAACATTCAACCCACTTCCATTGGGCTTAACAAATTAGATAACTTTATTTTCAAACACTATGGTAAACTAACAATAACAACTACATTTAACCCTTAATTATTGCAAACAAGCAACATGAGcaaaattcaacaacaaataaTATGTATTAAtccaataaagaaagaaagatgcACCTCTTTAATGCTGCCATAGTCAACCCCTACATTGAGCAAAAACATGCCATCATCGAGTTTATCCTTCAAGTCATCAATATCAAGACAGGGAAGGAAGTCTGCGAATTGCCTGCTCCAAGAGAGGAAGAGCGTCGTCGTGAAGAGGGCAGCAAAGGACGAGAGAGGGTGGGCAGAGTCGGGGCAAAGAGGTGAGCAGAGACGTGGCCGGAGAGGAGAGCAGAGAGGCGAATAGAGATGCGGATGACAGAGATGCTGGTGGCAACGACGCGGGCAGGCAGAGAAGCGGACGACGACGCAGGAGTCGAACCGATTAGCAGCACAGGAAGAGAGATGGAAAACAGACCAATGATGCCGGCGGCGACCACTCTTGCGGTGTTGGAAGACAGAGACGGAGGATGAAGGAGAGAAGAGGAAGGTAGGCAGCAGGAGTAGCCAAGGGTGATTTAGGGTGTCTTTTAggtgtgcatgggtcgggtgaaatcgggtttgatgtgaccctgATTCGGTCTGAAATAtataccgggtctatttattagacccgaatccgaccctagacccgatgaaacttaTACACTTTTGGATCatgattataccgggtaaaaatcgggtgaaaaccgggccataacattatattaccttgataccttcttataagctagcatgtaaaaatatccaaatttttaaGACTCCACCCATTATTTGACAGGGAAAaatttacttagaaaaatataataagaaccaactcttctctaaaattaaagcataactattttcaaggacctatttgtctttcgaactttatttgtaaaatgacgtcaaggacttatttgtcctttgaacttttttccccttccaacgtggcactgtaacggacacctggacaacgtttcagccacgtcagctagttccgttaggtgtatgagaggcaaatagacggaaggactaaattgtcctccgtttgttaaagtcagggacttttttgtatttaaattttgtcagggatgtatttgtcaaaagtttgaaaagtcagggacctatttgtctttttccccttttttttccttttttaaaaaatgtaaccTAAGAGGCTAAGGACAGCAAATGCATGTTATCAGAACCGgccgatttgatttgatttgcttTCTAGCTGCATTTAACCTGGCGTTGACCAATCAAAACCGCCGAAAACCAAATAACTCAAGGAGGGAGTTCTAACCTTGGTGCTATCCTTATTCTTATTCTTGAGAGGTTTCTTCCATTTTTCATGGAAAAACAAataactcaacaatttgaagatATATTTCCAATATTCGATGAAAAAGATGGTTTTAGATCGACAATATGTATTAAGCAATACTGGAACGCTAGAGAAACTGAGGAGCAGAgattcatagaggtgaaaagaGGTTTGAAAGGcatttcatttaagaaaggcaCTCAATCCATTTGTCAATTTGAAAACATTCAAAATTGCGTTCTATCATTGCTACCAACCGAATATGCGTCCAAGCTTGCTAAAAATTTGCTGGAATGAAGTTGCAGAATGAAAAATTGAGTGGGAAGAGATTAAAGCTAGACTAAAGTAACCACAGCAACCACCTCAAATCGATCAAGAAGCAACCAAATCTCAGCTATCAACAGAACAAGACTCGCAGCAGCATCAacagaaattcaaaa includes:
- the LOC112709064 gene encoding uncharacterized protein gives rise to the protein MFLLNVGVDYGSIKEVAEILMDMHEECLEGNFVTIERYRQAIVNQAAHPRAVPQIVNDKDDDEDEEDDDVQGGQNGESSARQATSNMDVDIPKSESNMSSGNMRIDDEPLKKDAGEAEDGWVVVSKKKKTRLEKIR